The Camelina sativa cultivar DH55 chromosome 18, Cs, whole genome shotgun sequence DNA window TGCTTTTAAACCATTAATTTGATCATCCACAAACTACTAAAACCGGATGAAAGCATTAAAATATAAAGTGGATTGCATACAGAGATGGTACACGAAAGTAAAGATAGACgccaaattttataaattaatcattTGACAAAATGTTTGAGTCACACGTCCCATGGCGTAAAACAAGTGtaaaatttgatttatgtttCGAACAtattctattttcatttcaagaAAGTAAACaataggggggtgtattcataGTAAGAATTTcgattaaatataattttgcatttcagttaaaaattaaaacaatggATTCCATTAATATTCTATCATAGGCAATGAACTTGTTAATagattgattgttttttaatttcataaatccAAAAGGTCATATATGCTGCTTTCGTGGAAATGAcaaataacaatcaaaatactTAGCCAAGAAATAACCATCACACAATAGaggataaaatattttagatcaTTAAAAATTTAGGTAAAATCAAGATCCTAAACATACCAAAACAACACAGCGTGCTAATAAAATTCATACGTCACTCAAGATTAGTGTGACGAGCACGTACCGACTCAGGAGTCTCACCCAAAACATCAACTAACTTGTAAACGACCATctcaaacaacacaaacaacgcTCCTTCATATACACTCCCCATCGGCAACAAACGTTTCTCACCTAACTCCCCCGCATCACCACCACCGTTGTCACTCGCCATAGTCTGAGCAGGTACGTAACACACATCCGTGGCATGTTTCACACAAGAACCTGTCACCGGCTGAGCAGTGAGGAGTAGAACCTTAGCACCGTTCGATTTAGCTATAGAACAAATGGCATCGACGGTTGAAAATCCTCCAGGACCAGCTGACGCGATGAGGAGATCGGATGATGAGATTGGTGGTGTGGTCATGTCAAAGACTAAGTGAACGGAGAGACCGAGGTGAGAAAGACGCATCGCGAAGGCTTTTAGCATGAGACCTTCTCGTCCTACTCCGTAGAGGAAGACACGAgagttgcggttgcgggaggTTGCGGCGAGCTCTGTTACGAGGAGGTCGAGTGGTGGTGGATATGGAGAGGTTGGAGTGGTGAAGACGGAGGAGATCTGATTGCAGATCTGAGAAGCTAGATCCGCCATTTCTTGAGCTTTCTTGTTCGCCATTGATGTGTTTAATAATAATCTTCAATCGTGCAATTTGGACCAcgtttacaaatatttataccGTTCGGTTTGGATAATTGTTaaccggtttggttcggttttgtaTGCCTACCAAAGAACACAATACAGAGATACAAAGAagatcaaacaaaacacaacgtAAGAACATAAGTGATTGTAATTTGTAAGCAATTGCATTAAAAATGGTATAAAGACAATAACATAATTTCAGAATTTtgatgggttttttttcttctttctttcttttttcagaaGGATTCAAGTAGATAAAACTCAGATTAGTAGAGATAGAGAGCTCTGTAAAGCCTGAACCAGAGTAATACAAATTTGATTCAACAGAGAGaggtttttatattattaactcGGGGGTGAAGATGACTTCTCTGATACAGTTGTTGTGCCTGCATCTATCTCTTTGTTGCCGCTTTTAGTGTGTCGTGAGGTTGTTGTTGCCGACTCTGATTTACTGCCTTTTGCACCatcatgatcttcttcttcttcttcttcgtagaAGGACCCTGAGGATCTCAGTTCCTTCACCTTCCGAAACTCGTCGTAGTGTGCTTTCCGGTGTGCGTTGAAACGTGCATTTTTCCCATTTTCCGGAACTGTGAGTTGCAcccaaaaaaatagatacatATGGAGATGGTTTAATAAAAGCACCTACAACATGACagtatattttgtttggtttttgaggGAGGACCTTCTTCATCTTGATCCATTggatctgcttcttcttcgtcagacgAGCTCcagccaccaccaccagaaCCCTGGCTAGAGTTTCTACTGGACGAAGCTGCTGCATCCTTCAGACTGTTCCTCAGTTCTTCCGCACGTTGCATATCATCAACACATTCATCAAAGGATCTTCCTCTAGGAGACAGAGAACCTGGTACAATCAATCAGGAAACACCAATTAGAAAGTGTATATATGCATTACTTGACAcagattagaagaaaaaaacagaactaaTTCAAGTTAATCAATAGCAGGTACAAGGTTTCCCCATATAAGAGTAGTAACTAGCAACTGTTCAAATTCCTAGATTGAGCCATTACCAAGGATCTAATTCGTTCAGAACTATACAAACCTTGAAAGCAAATCATTTTCACTTACACTTACCTTATGTTTTAgatacattttatttatatacatatgatgACAAGTATGTATATGAAAAAATTGTCATAAGCTTATACACAAGATTGCTCAAATGTGTATCACAAGTTCTGTGCATACAGaaacacaaaccaaataaaagagaaatagacaaaccatcatcatcaatcatcggGTGGTAGGGTGTCTTTGGTTCAGTAATCTTCTGCCTCACAGGTTTGTTAGATTCAATTTCCACTATATTAGCTTCATCCCATTGTACACGACCCCtgccataaacaaaaaacatccTGAATGTTGCAAGAGAAAGACTAATCCCACAAGAAACTATACTACATTATACAAAGGTCATCTCTCTTTCCAATACCTGAGCCCtaaactaaagaaaataaagttcCCAGAATCTTACAGTTCACAGTTCTGCTGGAACATGAAAAATCCATGAACATTAACACAATAAGACCTCccttttccatttatttttcaatGGGGGGTAGTAGAGAAAAATCTGTTTTCACACTTCCTTCATAAAAAGACCACCATAGAAGGCTTAGAACTTCATATCTATGAATGTTTCATCCCTCACACAAAATTAACATAGCCAGTGGCTTTAAATTGATCTTACTATAAACACATGAAAGGCA harbors:
- the LOC104761225 gene encoding uncharacterized protein LOC104761225, which gives rise to MANKKAQEMADLASQICNQISSVFTTPTSPYPPPLDLLVTELAATSRNRNSRVFLYGVGREGLMLKAFAMRLSHLGLSVHLVFDMTTPPISSSDLLIASAGPGGFSTVDAICSIAKSNGAKVLLLTAQPVTGSCVKHATDVCYVPAQTMASDNGGGDAGELGEKRLLPMGSVYEGALFVLFEMVVYKLVDVLGETPESVRARHTNLE
- the LOC104761227 gene encoding protein phosphatase inhibitor 2-like; translated protein: MAEPKRGRVQWDEANIVEIESNKPVRQKITEPKTPYHPMIDDDGSLSPRGRSFDECVDDMQRAEELRNSLKDAAASSSRNSSQGSGGGGWSSSDEEEADPMDQDEEVPENGKNARFNAHRKAHYDEFRKVKELRSSGSFYEEEEEEDHDGAKGSKSESATTTSRHTKSGNKEIDAGTTTVSEKSSSPPS